The Entelurus aequoreus isolate RoL-2023_Sb linkage group LG08, RoL_Eaeq_v1.1, whole genome shotgun sequence genome segment tcttatctctctgacctgatccatgtcgccacgccctcacgttccctacgatcctcttcatccatccatctgactgtccctttatttaaactgtccaccatgggtgcccgagctttcagccgctctgccccacatctttggaactctttgccaccagaccttcgtaacttagactcaatatccctcttcaaatcaagactcaaaacacacctattcctgactgcttattcattgtaatcatctttttttctctatctttgttgttgttattatccaatttgattttattgttttgattttgtacggtgtccttgagtgcccagaaatgcgccttataaatacaattcattattattattatcacctaATGTAGTGGCACAATTATGGGCAGGCTTGGAATGTACTAAAACAGTgaatacaggaaaaataaaaagCTTACAGAAGCCAAACTGTGAACCGAGGAATAAAACAAAGCCATAGATGGCTCTCTCTGGAAGAGGAGACGGAGAGTTTACGACCATGACCTGCAAAGACAATTAGAAAGACGTTAGAGACACACAGTGACTATCAAAAAtgaacatgaattgattaacgtggaccccgacttaaacaagttgaaaaacttatttgggtgttaccatttagtgggcaattatacggaatatgtactgtactgtgtaatctactaataaaagtttcaatcaatcaatcaaaaaacaatcACAAACACCTGTGCGCCATTTTAGTGATTCATTACCATGAAAACGATTATCGACTCAATGTATTTTACGAAATAGTCCAAAACAACAAATGTATCAAAACATAATCGATACCAAATCCTAAATAATCTTAATATGGACGGAAAATCCAAACAAACCTGTCTTTTTTTAGGGATTCTCTTACATCATTTTCACCTGCAGCAGTATCGTCACTCGATTTGTTATGCCTATTTATGTCCACGCGTATCTATGCACGACAGGGGAACATGTGCCAatcaaaggttcctaatttacaATTAGCATAACATTTAAATTGAattatacgggtattattattatagaatAATATAAGCATAAATATTTGTTATCATGTTTATACGATTGAGGTGTTATCTATAGTTTTATTTCTAACAGGACGCCAGCTCTTCTTGGGTCAATGTTGACGCCGAACACATTAAGCTGTTACACCAGATGGAAGTTGACGCGTCTGCGTGGTTTAGTCGCATGGGTCCAGGGGTAGAAGTTTAACATGTGCACAATAAGGAAAAAAGAAGAATAATATGTAAGCATTCGTCCGTGGGGTTTATGTGTTTTTGTAAGCAGTGTTAGTCGTCGTTGTCAAACAGGAAACGTATAATTTTGTCAAGTTTAATGACGAAGAAAAGCTAGCATAGCCGTGTGTTCGCTATCCACCTTCTCACTAAACTAGCATTTATAAGTACACAAATGGTCGTCATGTCGAAGGCGAAAGAGAAGAAAAAGCATGCTGCCTCCGAGAAACAAACGCAACCTGCCGGGAAACGTACAACCGTTAAGAAGAAAAATAAGTTCTGGAAACAAAGTAAGTTAATACAGAAAGCTAAGGTCGAAAACCCTCCCACGAATATTCTACTTACAAAACCTCCAAAGGATGGTCAGCTCTTTTCTGCCAACTGGAAAGTGTTACAAGAGGTAAGCAAGCTACtcttacactgtaaaaaacaacaaaaaactataaATGATGACAATGCCGTTTTTAACACTTCCTTCATTCCCACAGACTTTAAAGTCGAGTCAGACGAAAACAAATCAGCCCAAAACATCAAAAGACCACAATGGTCCTCtgcaagaaaagaaagaaaagacaTCTAAAAACATTTTGCCAAGTAAGACAGATTCAGGAAAATCTGTGAAACACAAAACTGTTGACTCTCCGGTGAATATTCCTGCTGCGTCCGAGACGAAACAGCCGCCTGCTtctaaaaggaaaaataaagCAAATGGCATTCCAAATCTCAAGAAGCCAAAACTTGAGGTCAAAGAGATGAAACCTACAGCGTAAGTCTACATAAACATGGTGTATTCTATTGAAATCATGAAGCGACATGATTATGTGGCATGTCGCGCAGGGAGGACATTTGGTTCGATGATGTGGACCCTGACGACTTGGAAGCGACGGTTGGGCAGGAGGCAGCAGACATCATGAGGAAAAAGATGGGCGTGCAGAAAAATCCGGACACAGACGCCGCTCTGGTGAAGACGAAAGCTTTTGAAGGGTGAGTGACATCCTAGTAGTTCCGGTAGCGCTTTATGTGCATTGCCATGACAACTAATAAAACCTCAACCCTGTGTTCTTTTTTGGCATCAGTCTCACAAAAGCCATCGCCATAGACTGTGAGATGGTGGGAGTTGGTCCGGACGGTGAGGAGAGCATATTAGCGCGCGTTTCTATTGTCAACCAGTTTGGGAAGTGTCTGTATGACAAATACGTGAAGCCCACCGAGGAGGTGACGGACTACAGGACAGCCTTCAGTGGCATCCGGCCAAAGGACATCAAAGATGGTGAGTCGGAATGTTTAACTTTAAATAAGTGAGAAGATGAACTTTAATAAGTGCTGTACTGCCCTGAATATAAGATGGTTATTTTTCCCTAAAAAACTTCTGAAAAGACGGGTCTTCTTATATTGGAGTTCTAGCGAATAGTAAATACGAACCAACTGGTTGAGAAGGTTTTTTTTTGGTGCCTCTGGTTTTGAATAAATTGAAAGACCCCGAAAGTAAGACAACTGGCATTTTCATTCAGACTTTTTTCCCACGAATATAATCTCATATTTGGGTCAATATGTAATTACAGGTGATAAATGCAATCGAGAGAACATGGTTTATAGCCCTGAGGCATAAAGTTAACCTAGATATCAAAATTGCACAAAAGAAATAAGGCTGCAAAATTGTAGAATAGTGTAGATAACTGCAAATTAGTAAAGGCTGTAAAGAAACTGGGGTTTCTTTCCCCATTAACAAAAACCCAAATTGAAAGGTTGTAATTCTGTCTatcaaaattaaatatttttcaaGATATAAGTCCAACATAGCCTCATTATACacatttgcctatgcatttgatttattatgttttctaatAACAGATtagtggataacttgctttgaaatcataagtcaaggtgacatGCAGATATTAAAATATTTTAGATCACCCCTCAAAAAAATGCTTTGAATATGTACATTAGCACATTTATAAAATTAATCTTTTTGTGaacattgaaaaacaaaaatacatttagccAAAAAGATAAAGTGCTTTGCTGACtcatattatttccaggttttCATGGGCCATACAACATGATaattttgagtttgacacctgtgctttacaTTGGCAACGGAGGATGCTTTTGTCATGTCCGATTTGTTCATGGTGATGAAGTCAAGTAAGATTTTGAGGTAGCTGGAGGTGCAAAAGCTTGTTTCCTAAATGTCTGCAATGTTGCAGTAACTGAGTGGTTATTaaacttttggtttgttgtattgTGGATTTTCCGACTCGTTTTCCAAGTTGTTTTCGTAATTTTCCCCCTCGGTTTCTCACATTTTTTCAGTCACTGTCTTTTTTTCCTGTCATAAATATTAAAGATCGGCTGGGCGCAGATGTTCGGCATTTTAACGTTTATTGGCATCTGGCTCTTTTTACCGGCAtcagtcttttaaaaaaaacattttttgagcagGTACAACATATACAAACATGTTTGCggtatttattatataaaaaaataattagtaaTGTAGAGTCATAACCACTGCTCACTGGCCCGTTTTTCCCTGCATGTGAAGAGTTGATTTTTTTCCCACCACAGCGCTCTTTTTGCAACACCCTCTTCCTCCTGGAATGTTGGTCGCTTGTAAAAAGTGTGTCTTACTTAACTTTTAAAGCGTCCATTTTTCCCCggaaaattcagtgtttttttccttctttaccgGCGTCTTACCGGttcagtttgtttgttttcgcCCTCCGTCAGCAGCAGTCGCAGCGATGGCTCATTAAAGGAGTGAGCAGAGTTTCATATTCCGTAATTGAATCAAATAGCAACGCGACAAAGCGGTGATTCGGTGAATGAAGAAGATGAATGGACAGAAATGGATGGACATGAAGATCAGTCAAgcaatcaatcaaggtttatttgtatagcacgttACAACATCACAACGgtgcacaaagtgctttacaggacaAATAAGTTAAAGCAAGTAAAACCACGCATATTAaaacagtaataataaatacTTACAGCAATTGTTTGGTAAAAGCCAATttaaacaaatatgtttttagtTGAGAGTTAAAAGCTTCTAGCTCCGTGATGGGTTGCAACTCAGGTGGAAGGGAGTTCCATAATTTGGGTGCGGACGTGGAAAAAGAACGATCACTAAATTTTTAAACTCTAGTTCTTGGTACTTCCAAAGATGTATGTAAAGTTGAGTGCAGATTCCTTAGTGAGTGGCGAAGATGACAGAAAAtatccaaactttgtgtaaatacatgtatattaaGGCTGCAAATGTCCTGTGTTCTCTCGTACCtgtagtatttttattttgtttcttgcAGTGAAAAAacagcacagtctaccaagtcaaattccttgtgtgttaaacacttGGCCAATAATGATGATTCAGATTCTGAATAGGAGatctattacatatataagtaaagAGGATCAGGGAGCACGTCAAACATTTgcattctttctgtaacatccaggaataCATTTTTTCAGCcagcttaaatttttttttttctattggctATGTGAAGGAGACCACAAACGATTTTATTTAAGTATTCACAGTATTTCTGAGTTCCTTacaaggaaaccttacaatgtgtTAAATCTATAAACTGCTATGAAATTGTGTAAAATGGAGTAGATGGCTATGTAGAGAAATCCCATGTTTCTATACATTTTTCCAGGAGATTTGCCATATTTTGAAGTGTAAATATTGATGCTCCTCTGACCCGCAGCattgtacacacataataaaggtgtttgtgaaatcccctgatgAACAACCAAAACATTAGCGCCTCATTAAAACATTGTCGCTACTGGTCCAACGTTTCctcaaaaataatgttaaaaaaacaacttgaggCATTGTCCAGCTGTTTAATGACGTAtgctattcatgtttaaataattttCACTGCAAATAAAAATATCCGCTCCAAATATTGGTTATCGGCCTCCTTTAATAATAATCGGTATT includes the following:
- the rexo4 gene encoding RNA exonuclease 4; the encoded protein is MVVMSKAKEKKKHAASEKQTQPAGKRTTVKKKNKFWKQSKLIQKAKVENPPTNILLTKPPKDGQLFSANWKVLQETLKSSQTKTNQPKTSKDHNGPLQEKKEKTSKNILPSKTDSGKSVKHKTVDSPVNIPAASETKQPPASKRKNKANGIPNLKKPKLEVKEMKPTAEDIWFDDVDPDDLEATVGQEAADIMRKKMGVQKNPDTDAALVKTKAFEGLTKAIAIDCEMVGVGPDGEESILARVSIVNQFGKCLYDKYVKPTEEVTDYRTAFSGIRPKDIKDGENIATVRKEVSEILKGRILVGHALHNDLKILLLDHPKKKTRDTQKYKPFRKTVMSKCPALRVLCQRILNVKVQQGEHSSVQDAQATMRLYTLVKKHWEAEIKNTKKTDKKSARKLRLPKCKRPNAGLSF